One genomic segment of Desulfomicrobium sp. ZS1 includes these proteins:
- a CDS encoding ATP-binding protein, whose amino-acid sequence MNLPFFSPDPIWARDLLLIGYQLFPCSLIPLHGRLTVLSGNNGVGKTTLLDAIQTVILCHQQYISMNVASGQNDRSIIGQLRQRVAWAAIGIAGHEEVTAIGVRLAVRPSGEQLELSPFVLRRVALQESLFLDPETSAITPDFQVLSRRILQANPTADYLPFERVDDYHAFLHEQGILPIPLMRPGKKKSFAGLWRQITQPRLTDLQAFLQDMLCPPPARKMNFSDVEKLMHDRRGVEERLKRLVRFRETRLKLEELRLALDSARRESLAADLVVSSGRVQALRQQEGRLRAEQEKAQQELEAQQTALTSLEKQESEVFTQRDLLQKQQSSLDAQLRRHKEYVAAGKILAEADKCLQAILSEQTSTSEKCRVVSEEITFGNAKRTELLVEREKMAGQETQLAKDVKAWRSFEADLVKAAEILGRKVASAFDVVEAWNEWDGPYQELRLLPTWKEQLTELRRRTKRHEEALLLWKGLMAVNAVTDPPQREDVEARLRATKDDVIRLSLKEEKLVAERGRIQQLRDTLAQGRPPLPPEAQRMVDLGLADPVAMDFDQLDVQEAAAWQTRLGPFALAIRPREGAEILDKLEGTDRVFVVTSEAGEEDWASRTAAVGGRGALAWYEPQGPVWLSSRARAEQLIVLARELEECDATMARLKAERASQRGLEERLAAVLGAWDALCDRESVGLEEALANRVRVVSEGQARTKACHDCVEKLKSRIQSFELAESPAQLDAVRARIVELERDVKALEEGLARLRASKEEFQKRQTELERERRESDNSRAKALSLRETLEKDEPLDVLEGRVDFTQAELMARRVAELNKELTSIKGKMRAGAEQLGKLRADVQNRSSTLNDISGKLRHAGQEMEQATAHWSRYYPGDDPGALHGDWNEAKRAEARQAWAEARVALTGQLELVCREYGQELAMPRDREPDQLVGDVLTMLLPPDVELDREEEKLKALRDELAKIESKLRGYVEAIRNNVDADIRALTRKLQRINDILSNLGFGKVRKVYLEKVHEPAYEGLKHLRGTGQLSLFSSGAAVGLREFLDQIREIIARHAKGAQLEDDQITDYRTYVRLRWAIEDDEGRERRSGFSSGEGLGINLSICLSLLFYEGSDSGQHRGSGILLMALDEAERLDERAMNTVRDLLDRVECQLVLALPRMLNIPDSLTHILTALPQGVTHVGVYVPQAAEAVAAGNDDDEPAGEIA is encoded by the coding sequence TTTCCATGAACGTGGCCTCGGGCCAGAACGACCGCTCCATTATCGGCCAGCTGCGCCAGCGTGTGGCTTGGGCGGCCATCGGCATTGCCGGGCACGAGGAGGTCACGGCCATTGGCGTGCGCTTGGCCGTGCGCCCCAGCGGCGAGCAACTGGAACTTTCGCCCTTTGTGTTGCGGCGCGTAGCGCTTCAAGAAAGTCTGTTCCTTGACCCCGAGACCAGTGCCATCACTCCGGATTTTCAGGTCCTGTCGCGCAGGATCCTGCAGGCCAACCCCACGGCCGATTATCTGCCCTTCGAGCGCGTGGATGATTACCACGCCTTCCTGCACGAGCAGGGCATCCTGCCCATCCCGCTCATGCGGCCCGGCAAGAAGAAAAGTTTTGCCGGACTGTGGCGTCAGATCACGCAGCCGCGCCTGACGGACTTGCAGGCTTTTTTGCAGGACATGCTTTGCCCACCCCCCGCCAGGAAGATGAATTTTAGCGACGTGGAAAAGCTGATGCACGACCGTCGCGGCGTGGAGGAACGTCTCAAGCGTCTGGTCCGCTTCCGGGAGACGCGGCTCAAACTTGAGGAGTTGCGCCTTGCTTTGGATAGCGCGCGCAGAGAGAGCCTGGCCGCCGACCTTGTGGTATCCTCGGGGCGTGTTCAGGCCCTGCGGCAGCAGGAGGGCAGGCTTCGGGCGGAGCAGGAAAAGGCCCAGCAGGAGCTGGAAGCGCAGCAGACCGCCTTGACCAGCCTGGAGAAGCAGGAATCCGAGGTTTTCACCCAACGCGATCTGTTGCAGAAACAGCAATCGTCGCTGGATGCACAGTTACGCAGGCATAAAGAATACGTCGCGGCTGGCAAAATTTTGGCCGAGGCGGACAAGTGTCTTCAGGCCATTCTTTCCGAACAGACGAGCACCAGCGAGAAGTGCCGCGTCGTCTCGGAGGAGATCACTTTTGGCAATGCCAAGCGGACAGAGCTTTTGGTTGAACGGGAGAAGATGGCCGGGCAGGAAACCCAGCTGGCCAAGGACGTGAAGGCTTGGCGGAGCTTCGAGGCCGATCTGGTCAAGGCTGCGGAAATTTTGGGCCGCAAGGTCGCCTCGGCCTTCGATGTCGTCGAGGCCTGGAACGAGTGGGACGGGCCTTATCAGGAACTGCGTCTTCTGCCCACGTGGAAGGAACAGCTGACGGAACTGCGCCGCCGCACGAAACGCCATGAAGAGGCTTTGCTGCTTTGGAAGGGTCTGATGGCAGTGAACGCGGTGACCGATCCTCCCCAACGCGAGGACGTTGAGGCCAGGCTGCGCGCTACCAAGGATGACGTCATCCGCCTGAGCCTCAAGGAAGAGAAACTTGTGGCCGAGCGCGGTCGTATTCAGCAGCTGCGCGACACCCTGGCCCAGGGCCGTCCGCCCCTGCCGCCCGAGGCGCAGCGCATGGTCGATCTGGGTCTGGCTGATCCCGTGGCCATGGATTTTGACCAGCTCGACGTCCAGGAGGCTGCGGCATGGCAGACGCGCCTTGGTCCCTTTGCTCTGGCAATCCGACCGAGGGAGGGCGCTGAGATTCTGGACAAGCTGGAAGGAACGGACAGGGTTTTCGTGGTCACCTCTGAGGCCGGGGAAGAGGACTGGGCAAGCCGCACTGCTGCGGTTGGCGGGCGGGGCGCTTTGGCCTGGTACGAGCCGCAGGGCCCGGTCTGGCTGTCCAGCCGCGCGCGGGCCGAGCAGCTCATCGTCCTTGCTCGGGAACTGGAGGAATGTGACGCGACCATGGCTCGTCTCAAAGCCGAGAGGGCTTCCCAGCGGGGGCTGGAAGAGCGTCTAGCCGCAGTGCTTGGGGCGTGGGACGCTTTGTGCGATCGGGAGAGCGTGGGGCTTGAAGAGGCCCTGGCCAACCGTGTTCGCGTTGTGTCCGAAGGGCAGGCCCGGACCAAGGCTTGCCATGACTGCGTCGAGAAGCTCAAAAGCCGCATCCAGTCCTTTGAACTGGCGGAAAGCCCGGCGCAACTCGATGCCGTGCGCGCCAGGATCGTGGAGCTGGAACGAGACGTGAAAGCCTTGGAAGAGGGCCTCGCGAGGCTGCGTGCCAGTAAGGAAGAATTTCAGAAACGGCAGACCGAACTTGAGCGGGAACGGAGGGAGTCCGATAATTCAAGGGCCAAGGCCCTTTCCCTGCGCGAAACTCTGGAAAAGGATGAGCCGCTCGATGTTCTGGAAGGGCGCGTCGATTTCACACAGGCCGAGCTCATGGCGAGACGGGTGGCGGAGCTGAATAAGGAGCTGACCTCCATCAAGGGGAAAATGCGCGCCGGAGCTGAGCAGCTGGGCAAGCTGCGCGCCGACGTACAGAACAGGTCCAGCACGCTCAACGATATATCCGGCAAGCTCCGACATGCTGGTCAGGAAATGGAACAGGCCACCGCGCATTGGAGCCGGTATTATCCCGGGGACGACCCCGGTGCCCTCCATGGAGATTGGAATGAGGCCAAGCGAGCCGAAGCCCGTCAGGCCTGGGCCGAGGCCAGGGTGGCCCTGACCGGGCAACTGGAGCTTGTCTGCCGCGAATACGGCCAGGAGCTGGCCATGCCCCGGGACAGGGAACCCGATCAGCTGGTGGGCGATGTGCTGACCATGCTGCTGCCTCCCGACGTGGAGCTTGATCGCGAGGAAGAGAAGCTCAAGGCCCTGCGGGACGAACTGGCGAAGATCGAAAGCAAGCTGCGCGGATACGTCGAGGCGATCCGCAACAACGTGGATGCCGATATCCGCGCCCTGACCCGCAAGCTGCAAAGGATCAACGACATCCTCTCCAATCTGGGCTTTGGCAAGGTGCGCAAGGTGTATCTGGAGAAAGTGCATGAGCCCGCTTACGAAGGTCTCAAGCATTTGCGGGGCACCGGTCAGCTGTCGCTCTTTTCGTCCGGAGCAGCGGTGGGTTTGCGTGAATTCTTGGACCAGATCCGGGAGATCATCGCCCGCCACGCCAAGGGCGCGCAACTCGAAGACGATCAGATCACCGATTACCGCACCTATGTCCGCCTGCGATGGGCCATCGAGGACGACGAAGGCCGTGAACGCCGCAGCGGTTTTTCAAGCGGTGAGGGCCTCGGCATCAACCTGTCCATTTGCCTGAGTCTGCTTTTCTACGAAGGCTCGGATTCAGGCCAGCATCGCGGCAGCGGCATCCTACTCATGGCCCTGGACGAGGCCGAGCGCCTTGATGAGCGGGCCATGAACACCGTGCGCGACCTGCTGGACAGGGTGGAGTGCCAGCTGGTGCTGGCCTTGCCCAGGATGCTCAACATTCCGGACTCGCTGACGCATATTCTCACCGCGCTACCGCAGGGCGTGACTCATG